The genomic stretch GGTCTGCCAGCACACTGTCAATGCCCTTCTCCTTAAAACCTGCCACCTGCTCTTCTTTACGGATCATGGCTACGGGCGAAAAATCACCGGCCCCTTGAAGTTTGTCCACGATCAACTGACCTATTTGTCCATTTGCTCCTATCACAAGTACTTTCATTGTATCCTAGTTTTTTGGTTTACCTTAAAGTTAGAAAGATCAGGGAGACTACGAAATGGTTATAAGGTTAGGAAGGTTGAAATGTTGGAAAGTTAAAAAGGTCCTGCTCTTATTTAAACGGCATCCAAGAAGGCATCTACAAAGAGCACAGCCATCTTTTCGTGGCTGGAAAGCAGGCCTCCAAACTCAACCTGATCTTTTACAAAGAGGAGCTCTACAAAATCCGATGGACCTATAGAAAGGAAGATTTCAAAGACCTGGCATCCCTGGCCAAGTTTCTTAACCTGTATTTCACCGAACAATTTGGAAAGCCTGATGAGGTCATCTTCGGCGATACCTTTATCTGGGAAGAAGACAAAAACTACCTCCAGGCCTTCCTCGACCAAAACGTCTATCAGATCGAATTGAGGGATAAAGAGATCGAGAAAATTGTTAATGATCTTTAGAGGTAAATGGGATTGGGGGAAATAGCATTAATCAGTAACCGATGGACTGTCCACCGTCGACCTGTAATCCTTTTTGCCCATCTGCCGTAGGCAGTAAAGCTTGGTAAGTAACTCCGCATCTCTCATCCTGGCGATGTGCCGTAGGTACATTACTTAACGATAAAGGATTGCTGATGCACCTACGGCACATAAATCGTTTTTCGTAATTCTTTTATTACCAAGCTTGCCCACCTACGGCGGGGCTTTATTGGGAAGTAGGTAACCTGTGATCAGTGGATTGTGGACTGTCGAATGTAGATCGATACCGTTTACTCAATACGAGATTGCTTCACTATACATCCGTTTCGTTCGCAATGACAGGTTTACCCCCCTCACTCCACATCGGTCATTCGAAAACTCCAGGCGTGGGCGCAGGGCATTTCGTTGGAGGCCAGGCGGGGCACTTTCACCAAGAGGTCATTCCCTTGCTGCTCAAAATCAAGCGGGGCATCATATCCCAGCAAGGTCACCTCGGTAGACGCTGAAGCGTGGATCCCTTTGATCAAAAGCTGATCGGCAGGATAAATGGGACTGATGGCATACACATCACCTTCCTTTTGGGTGAAGAAAAGCTCTTTCACGGCCTTGCCAGGAGTGGGATCTACCGTTTGCTTGAGGATATAGTCACCTCCAAGGTAGCCCTTTTCGTGGTTGATCTTTCGGTCTCCTTCCGACCACTGGGCAGCTTGTGTCCACTTTCTGGTGCCGTAAATCGCCTCGCCGTTTACCTGCAGCCATTCCCCGATTTCCAATAATCGTTGCTGCATGATCGGTGGGATACTCCCCCTTGCATCCGGGCCGATGTCCAGCAAGAGGTTGCCGCCATTGCTCACGATATCCACGAGCATCAGGATCAGCGCTTGGGTGCTGTTATAGTCCTGTGCATCCTCATTTTGGTTATAGCCAAAAGAAAAACCCATGCCGCGGCATTCTTCCCAAGGCTTGTCAAAGGTCTTCCCGGCCTCATATTCGGTGGTGTAGTAGCCACCGTGCTTTTGGCGCAGGCCCTTGCCCCAGCGGTCATTGACGAGGATATGGTCTTTGGCAGCGGATTCATTGTATAGCCAGGCCAGGAATTCCTCGCTTCTCCATTGCTCACCCTCCATTTCCCACTCGCCATCTGTCCATAGGATGTCTGGCTGGTAGCGTTGGACAAGGTCCTTGATCTGGGGCAAATAATGTTCGTCGACAAATCGCGCTTTATCATTTTGCCACCATGGATGGTACCATTCATACAGGGAATAATACACCCCCATCTTCACGGGAGTTTTCCTGACAGCAGCGGTCAGCTCCCCTACCAGGTCACGCATTGCTCCCACTTCCATGCTGTTCCAGGCAAACCCACGGTCATTGGCCTGCTCATTGGGCCAAAGAGTGAAACCGTCATGATGTTTGGAGGTCAGGACAATGTACTTGGCTCCTGCTTTTTCGAAAAGCGCCGCCCACTCCTCTGGATCAAAAAGGTCTGCGGTAAACATTTCCCCGAAATTGTAATAAGGAAAATCCTTCCCATAAGTGTTGACATGGTATTGGTACACCTCATCTCCCTCAAAATCCCCATTGCCAAACAGCTTTTTACTCTGAAGCCAATACTGGTACCATTCGGTATACGTGCCTTTTGGTGACCATGCGGGCACCGAATATGGTCCCCAATGGATGAAAATCCCGAATTTGGCATCCTCAAACCACGTGGGTACCGGACGCTGGTCAAGTGACTCCCAGTTGGCTTCGTATTCCTGCGCCTGAAGCGAACCTATCGCCACCATCAGGCAAAAGAGGATCAATGTTTTTTTCATTTTCTTAGATTTAGGGTGTTTGTTTTTAATTTAATTATTAGTCTTCCCGGAAAAGCATTTTCGTAATTATCAGTCTCCGCAATCATACACGTAGCCAAGCATAATTGAATAAATTGTGTTTCCGTCCTTTTTATCAATGGAAAAGGACCAAAAATCCAGTCCGGTGGTGAGCCCTTTAAATTGGGAAGGACAAGTTTTCCTGTGAGGACAATACGTTACCCAATTTAATCTAAGAAAACTGCTCCGGCCTGAAAATGAATGGATCTCGCTGTTCCACGACGCGAGCTAATTCATTTTCTTAACGGCCTGCTCATTTTTCTTAAACCGGTCTCACCAAGGGACTTCCTTAACTTTCCAAATCACATTTTGGAATGGTACCACTACGGGTAAAATTACCGTTAGTCATTTTCGTAATAACGGATGGGACAACCTACTACATGCAATACGTTATCGCAAACCTAGTGAAGCGATCCCGTATGCTAAACATGAGATCGAATCGTCCTCTCTTCTCGCGATGACGTTGCCCTATCGATGGGCCGTCGACTGTGATCCGTGTGCCGTCTCGTCAGTTGATTGAGGCCTCTCATTCCCTTTTAGGGATTAGAAAGTGTGTTTTGCCCTTCCAGTTCATTCACCTTGTCAAACATCGCCCGGAAGGTATGCCAAGCGGTTTCGTTGCCGCCTTCCCTGTCGGGTTTGTTTTCATAAAACCCTTCCATAAAACTTCCTGCTCCTGACCAAACTGTCTGCATCATTCCATAAAAGTTGGGTTTCATTTCCTTAGTGGCCGATGCCCTGAATCGATACATGTCCTCCACTTGCTTCTCGGACACCTCAGGTTTCCGCCAGTTACAGGTCAGCACACGGAAACCTTTCATGGCGAAGTAAACTGCCGTCTGGTCGGGTCTTTCATAATGCCAGTCTCCGATGACCACATCCTTGGGAATCATGTCGATGGCGCGATGGGTATTGTTCATGCTGGCTTCCCACATGCCCAGGCCAGTGGTCTTGCCATCCAGCAAGCGGTCTCCCCAGATCCAAAGCGTACGATCGTTTTTAGCCAAGTGATTGCGGATTCTCCATACTTCATCAGCAAAGAGCTTGGCCTTATCCCTGCCGCCACATCGCGGACACTGGTCATCCCCGATATAAAACACCTCGTCCATCCCCGCATGGAAAGCGTCTGCCTCGAAGACCGCACAGATCTCATCCACCAGATCAAAGACCACCTGATGTACCTCTGGGTGCAATGGACAATAGCTTTTGCAATAGAGACCGTCCTGATTGGGCCATTCGTATTTCTCTGGCAATTCGATGTGAGGGGTTTCGTCGAACTCCGGATAAACTTCCAGAAGCTTGCCCAGGTTGCTGTGCCATGATTGGTGCCCCAGCAGGTTGATCTGGGGAATGATACGGATGTTGTGCTTTTTGCAGATAGCCACCATTTGTTTTGCCTGAACTTTGGTCAATATTTCCCCATTCCTGAGTTCCGGATGGCTTTGGTATTCATACCCATAATCCACCCGAAGGATCAATACATTGATATTTCTAGGCCCAAGCTCTTCATCGATAAATGTCACGAACTGTTCCACTTCGTCCGGAGCAGGTGCAGCTATCGCAAAAGCCCTTACGGGCAAAACATCAGGAGCTGTCTTCTGGGCCTGTACAGGCAATATGCTGCCCAGCCCCAGGATCAGTAAACTCCAGAATCCAATCAAATGCTTCATCGTTTTCATTTTAATTCGTTTTATAAAACTGACATCAGTAACCTGATCATCAATGGGATCGTTTGATCCTCATCTGACCATAGCCGTTCACTCAAAATCGTTCTTCGAAAATACTGCTTAGGTCCAGCGGATCTCCCATCTGCTGCTGCAATTGCATCAAATCCTCAAAGAGGCTTTTCACCCGTTCCTGTTGTTCAGGTGCATTCGCCAGATCATGCATTTCCTGCGGATCATTCTTCATGTCAAACAACAGCACTTTGCTAATCTTAGGATACACCAGCAGCTTGTAGCCGCCTTTTCGGATCATCCGCTGATAATCCACATAAGCACCATAGATCCCCTCCTGATAATAGCCAGCATGCTCACCTTTTGCCAATCCCAAAAGGCTGTTAAAGTCTACGTAGGATGGTTTTTTGATCTCGGCCAGCTTCAGTGCCGTGGCCATGATATCCTGTAGATAAACGTCCGCATCCACCCGTTTGTCCTTTGGTACACCTGGACCTGCCATCATAAGTGGCACGCGTATACTGTGGTCAAACATACTCTGCTTACCCAATAATCCATGATGCCCCACTGACAAGCCATGATCACCGGTAAAAAAGATATAGGTATTTTCCAATTCCCCAGAAGCTTCCAACGCATCCAGGATTTCACCAATCTGTGCATCCATATGGCTAATGATGGCGTAATATTCTTTCAAATGCGTCTTTACCGCCAATGGTGTCCGTGGAAATGGCGCCAAGGCCTCATCCCGAAGACCGACCGAGTTACCAATGGCATCCTTAAAGGGGTATTCAAGTAGAAAGTTGTCGGGCACCTTCATGTCCTCCAAGGGATATTTGTCCAAATATTCTTGTGGTGACTGTCTCGGATCATGGGTGGCATTGAATGCCAAATACATAAAAAACGGCTTATCAACACCCTTGGAGGCATCCAAAAAGTCTTTGGCATCATCTCTGATGATCTCGCTCCAGTGTTTGCCGCCTTCCCAAAAACCTCCATTTGACCTGTCTGTAGGATCCCAGAGCGTATCATTTTTGTCAAGTGGTCTGAAATAGCCTTTTGGGCGCATATCCCGGATATCTTTTCCCTGCTCCATCGCCTCAAAAAGGGGCTTTTTATTTTTCACCTTTGTCCAAAAGTCCCTGGGCATTCCCGGTCGGATGTTTTTGGCCGTTTGGAACACCACCTCAGCAGGCGCCTGCACATGCCACTTTCCCGTCATGTACGTTTGGTATCCAGCATTTTCCATCAGCTTTCCCCAGCTTTGATATATTGCCGTGGAATCCCCTTGGTTCCACTCAGTGGAGATGTCCTGTGCATTCCAAATACTCCTTCCTGAAATCATCATGGCCCTGGAAGCCACACAGATAGCTCCATTCCATCCGCCCATGTTATAGGCATGGGTAAAGGAGGTTCCCTGACCTGCCAGCCTATCCAAATTTGGTGTCTCGATCGTTTCATTGCCCAGTGCATGGATGGCCTCATAGGTCAAATCATCGGCAAATAGAAAAAGTATATTCGGTTTTTTGGGTTCCTCTTTTTCAGCTGACTGACAGGAAAACAATACCAACCCAATCAATAAGGAAAGTAGGTTTTTCATCTTGTTATTTTCTTTGAGTGCTATTTGTTTTATTTGCTTTCCACCCCTATTCTTTATTGGTACGATCACCTAGGAGCAGCAATAAGGTTCTGTCTGCGGCTTTTATTTCTACTTACTCAATATTCAATCCCTGGTCACCTTACTCCCCCACCAATCGGCATTGGGCTGCCATCCTGGCATAAGCATGTTATCCCGCTCTTCTTCCAGCCTTTTTAATCGCGCTGTCCTGGCCTGCGTCAGCACTTCTGCTTCCTTACTGGCGTCATAACCGGGATCAGGATAGGGATAATTGGCCTGATGGCTCTCCAGGTAAGCCAACAGCTTTTGGGTAAGTTTTTTCACCATTTTCCCCTTTGATGCAGCCACATTCTGCTGCTCATAAGGGTCTGTAGATAAATTGTACAGTTCGGACTGCTTGTTTTCCCAATAATAAATCAACTTCCAATCTCCACTTCGGATAATAGCACTGGGATCGCCTCCCTGGTTTCCGTAATGTGGATAATGCCAATAGAAATCGCGCGATTTCATCTTCTTCCCTTCCATTGCAGGAACCAGGCTTAATCCTTCCACCGCTTTCATACCCGACTGTCCCCCTCCTGTCAATTCCATCAGAGTAGGTAAAAAGTCGATGTTACTGGCAGGGGTTTTGATATTTCCTCCCGAAGTGCCAGGTACTTTAATAAAGAAGGGCACGCGAAGTCCACCTTCCCATTGGTAGCCTTTCCCCCCTCTGAGGGGTAAATTGGAAGTGGAAAAGTTATCGCCTGAGGCCACGCCGCCATGATCAGACGTGAAAATCACAATGGTATTATCATCTAGCCCCTGTGCTTCCAATGCCTCCATCACGATGCCCACTGCCTCGTCCATCGTTTCCACTAAACCTCCATAAACGGGATTATCCTGTTCCTGTCTAATGGGCAGCCTCCGCTCCATGGCATAACCATGATCGGCAATACCCGATGCCTCGGCCTTCTTGCGATATTTGGCCCACTTTTCGGCTGTCGTCTGTATCGGTCCATGCACAGCATAGAAAGAAAGCATGGCAAAAAAAGGCTTTTGATGTTCCTGCTCTATAAACGTAGCCGTTTCTTTTGCTAGGCGAATGCTGAGATTTTCACCATTGGGGCCTTGGCTGAGCTTGGGATTATCATAGGGTGCAAAGTAACCGCCCTTAGGGCTTCCCCCTTCATAACCGCCGACATTGGTATCAAAACCATGGTCTTCAGGATAGGAACCTGCCCCGCCTAAATGCCACTTCCCGGCAAAAAACGTCTCATACCCATTGGCCTTCATGGCTTCTGGAAGGGTCAATAGATGCGCGGGTAATGAATGGTTATATACAGGAGGCAGCAGCTGTGTATGCCTACCGTAATTCCTCCAAGCCTCTCCTTCCGGTGCACCTATCCAATCGGTAATGCCATGAACTGCAGGTGTTACCCCTGTCATCAATCCAGCCCGGGAAGGGCTACAGACACGCGATGAAGCGTATCCCTGCACAAAACGAAATGACTGCTTCCCTAACCGATCGATATGGGGAGTTTCATAAAATTCACTTCCCGTGATTCCCAGGTCATGGTATCCCAGATCATCCACCAAAACCAATAGGACATTGGGCTTTTCATTTACTTGCCCATGTGCAGGGGCCTTTGTAACACCCCACAAAAAAGAAAGGCACACTATAAACAAGAGTGACTTCCCCTTAAAAACAAAATCAATCATAACACCCAAATTATCTACTTCCTATACACACCAACAACATACAAACTTTACACTTTCGAAACACATGAAAACATAAGTTTTTAAAGAGATCGCAAAAAAATGCGCAAGATTAGATAATCAAAAAAGTCCCCGATTAGTAAATCGGGGACTTCGATCTGAATGTTAACCTTCAGTAATTAGTATGTCGTTAATAAATTAAGACTCTTTAGGAAGTACGGCATCTTTTTGTGCCTTTACCTTCTTGCTTAATTCAGAAATAGAACCTTTAAGCTCATCAAATTTCTTGTCTAATCTTCCGTTTAGGGTATGCGCCAAATCCTCACCTTGTTTTTGGACTTTCTTTCTTGTTTTGCCTCCTTCATCAGGAGCAAACATAATTCCCAATGCAACTCCGGCTGCTAGTCCGGCTACTACACCCAATAATACTTTTCCTTCACCCATAATTTTACAATTTTTAGTGATTTAAACTAGTTTTAATTTAATTTTACAAAATTACGCACCATGGTTAAAAACCTATATACCAAATGGATACGCACAAACATTATCAATCAACAACCATGCTAGAATTCATCATAACCCCTGAAAATCTTAATCATTTTCTTTTTTAAGATAGCATAGTCCTTCTTCTGTTATGGTGAAAATCTGCTTTTTCAATTTTCTAAAATCCTTTGCAAACAGGGCCACCAATTCTTCCAATTCCTCTTGGCGCCTGAAGATTTCCCTTGTCATGGGGTCACCTGCATAACACTGCTGACTGATGTCGTGGAGTTGACGGCTGACCTTATCATCTACCTCCTCCCTTCTTCGATCCAGTATCGCTAATCGATTTTCTATTCTTCTTGAAAGATTAAAATCGAGCTCTTCCAAAAAATGATGAAAATAACCCTCCATTAATTCTTTCAGAAAACGAATTTCATCTCTGTAAAAGGCCAAATCAGACCTCCAATGTTCACCAAGTGCATAAAGCTCAGTGCTCATGTCACGATTCTGGTGGTTTACCAGCACTCCGTCTTTGGCTCCAAAACCGGCTTCCATAACATTTTCGGTAGAAGTAAACTAAAATCAGCCTTTTAAATCCTTATTCACTTTGGCAGCCTTCATTTAAGGTCGCCCATATTGATTGAATTTTGAAGAGGTCTCCCCACCAAAACCTCCCTTTTGCCCACGATGGCACCGAATGGCGTCACATCGTTTCTGATAGGATATAATTTAACCAAATGAATACCTATTGGCAACAAAAACTTTAAAAATAAACGCAATCACCCTTAATATTCATGTGATCAAGAGTATTCCGAGAGCCTTATCCGCCCTTAAGTTCATTGGGGCTGGGCTCGTTATTGGTCCAGCAGTTAAGGTTATAGGCGGTGATATTGGCTATTTTTGCCAGTGCTTCCTTTGTCAAAAAAGCTTGGTGGCTCGTGATCAGGACATTCTGGAACGTGAGCAAGCGGGCAATGACATCGTCTTGTAGGATATCTTCCGAATGGTCTTCGAAGAAAAGGTCTTCCTCCTCTTCATATACATCCATTCCGAAACTACCTATTTGACCGGTTTTTAAAGCTTCGATGACTTCTTTGGTGTTTACCAGGGCACCCCTGCTGGTGTTGATGAGCATCACTCCCTTTTTCATGTGATCGATACTGGAGACATTGATCATGTATTTAGACTCTGGAGACAGTGGAAGGTGAAGGGTAATGATATCTGATTTGTTACAGAGGGTTTTAAAATCCACATACGTTATCGCCACTTCTTCTTTTAACCCCTCATTGATATATGGGTCATAGGCCAGTAGACTGCATCCAAAGCCACTGAGTGTCTTGGCCACTTTGCCGCCTATTTTCCCCGTACCGGCGATCCCAATGGTCTTCCCCTCCATGTCAAATCCCACTAA from Echinicola soli encodes the following:
- a CDS encoding 2-hydroxyacid dehydrogenase, with product MKITAFSAHKFEHSYLQEALSGHVLKLLEMRLTMDTVGLAAGSDAVAVFVTDNCSRPVLEKMKEMGVRFLALRSAGFNHVDLSVAEKLGIKVARVPEYSPAAIAEHTVALMLALNRKLVKAHNRVRDLNFSLDGLVGFDMEGKTIGIAGTGKIGGKVAKTLSGFGCSLLAYDPYINEGLKEEVAITYVDFKTLCNKSDIITLHLPLSPESKYMINVSSIDHMKKGVMLINTSRGALVNTKEVIEALKTGQIGSFGMDVYEEEEDLFFEDHSEDILQDDVIARLLTFQNVLITSHQAFLTKEALAKIANITAYNLNCWTNNEPSPNELKGG
- a CDS encoding sulfatase-like hydrolase/transferase produces the protein MKNLLSLLIGLVLFSCQSAEKEEPKKPNILFLFADDLTYEAIHALGNETIETPNLDRLAGQGTSFTHAYNMGGWNGAICVASRAMMISGRSIWNAQDISTEWNQGDSTAIYQSWGKLMENAGYQTYMTGKWHVQAPAEVVFQTAKNIRPGMPRDFWTKVKNKKPLFEAMEQGKDIRDMRPKGYFRPLDKNDTLWDPTDRSNGGFWEGGKHWSEIIRDDAKDFLDASKGVDKPFFMYLAFNATHDPRQSPQEYLDKYPLEDMKVPDNFLLEYPFKDAIGNSVGLRDEALAPFPRTPLAVKTHLKEYYAIISHMDAQIGEILDALEASGELENTYIFFTGDHGLSVGHHGLLGKQSMFDHSIRVPLMMAGPGVPKDKRVDADVYLQDIMATALKLAEIKKPSYVDFNSLLGLAKGEHAGYYQEGIYGAYVDYQRMIRKGGYKLLVYPKISKVLLFDMKNDPQEMHDLANAPEQQERVKSLFEDLMQLQQQMGDPLDLSSIFEERF
- a CDS encoding family 20 glycosylhydrolase; the encoded protein is MKTMKHLIGFWSLLILGLGSILPVQAQKTAPDVLPVRAFAIAAPAPDEVEQFVTFIDEELGPRNINVLILRVDYGYEYQSHPELRNGEILTKVQAKQMVAICKKHNIRIIPQINLLGHQSWHSNLGKLLEVYPEFDETPHIELPEKYEWPNQDGLYCKSYCPLHPEVHQVVFDLVDEICAVFEADAFHAGMDEVFYIGDDQCPRCGGRDKAKLFADEVWRIRNHLAKNDRTLWIWGDRLLDGKTTGLGMWEASMNNTHRAIDMIPKDVVIGDWHYERPDQTAVYFAMKGFRVLTCNWRKPEVSEKQVEDMYRFRASATKEMKPNFYGMMQTVWSGAGSFMEGFYENKPDREGGNETAWHTFRAMFDKVNELEGQNTLSNP
- a CDS encoding YtxH domain-containing protein; protein product: MGEGKVLLGVVAGLAAGVALGIMFAPDEGGKTRKKVQKQGEDLAHTLNGRLDKKFDELKGSISELSKKVKAQKDAVLPKES
- a CDS encoding alpha-L-fucosidase, which encodes MKKTLILFCLMVAIGSLQAQEYEANWESLDQRPVPTWFEDAKFGIFIHWGPYSVPAWSPKGTYTEWYQYWLQSKKLFGNGDFEGDEVYQYHVNTYGKDFPYYNFGEMFTADLFDPEEWAALFEKAGAKYIVLTSKHHDGFTLWPNEQANDRGFAWNSMEVGAMRDLVGELTAAVRKTPVKMGVYYSLYEWYHPWWQNDKARFVDEHYLPQIKDLVQRYQPDILWTDGEWEMEGEQWRSEEFLAWLYNESAAKDHILVNDRWGKGLRQKHGGYYTTEYEAGKTFDKPWEECRGMGFSFGYNQNEDAQDYNSTQALILMLVDIVSNGGNLLLDIGPDARGSIPPIMQQRLLEIGEWLQVNGEAIYGTRKWTQAAQWSEGDRKINHEKGYLGGDYILKQTVDPTPGKAVKELFFTQKEGDVYAISPIYPADQLLIKGIHASASTEVTLLGYDAPLDFEQQGNDLLVKVPRLASNEMPCAHAWSFRMTDVE
- a CDS encoding sulfatase, whose amino-acid sequence is MIDFVFKGKSLLFIVCLSFLWGVTKAPAHGQVNEKPNVLLVLVDDLGYHDLGITGSEFYETPHIDRLGKQSFRFVQGYASSRVCSPSRAGLMTGVTPAVHGITDWIGAPEGEAWRNYGRHTQLLPPVYNHSLPAHLLTLPEAMKANGYETFFAGKWHLGGAGSYPEDHGFDTNVGGYEGGSPKGGYFAPYDNPKLSQGPNGENLSIRLAKETATFIEQEHQKPFFAMLSFYAVHGPIQTTAEKWAKYRKKAEASGIADHGYAMERRLPIRQEQDNPVYGGLVETMDEAVGIVMEALEAQGLDDNTIVIFTSDHGGVASGDNFSTSNLPLRGGKGYQWEGGLRVPFFIKVPGTSGGNIKTPASNIDFLPTLMELTGGGQSGMKAVEGLSLVPAMEGKKMKSRDFYWHYPHYGNQGGDPSAIIRSGDWKLIYYWENKQSELYNLSTDPYEQQNVAASKGKMVKKLTQKLLAYLESHQANYPYPDPGYDASKEAEVLTQARTARLKRLEEERDNMLMPGWQPNADWWGSKVTRD